One window from the genome of Macaca fascicularis isolate 582-1 chromosome 7, T2T-MFA8v1.1 encodes:
- the TMED8 gene encoding protein TMED8 isoform X3 produces the protein MVSPVSKDATEDLRKAAGALEAQALVKQDLLPADQAQVLNEMAKYQVPQRSGDIVMIQSEHTGAIDVLSADLESADLLGDHRKVSPPLMAPPCIWTFAKVKEFKSKLGKEKNSRLVVKRGEVVTIRVPTHPEGKRVCWEFATDDYDIGFGVYFDWTPVTSTDITVQVSDSSDDEDEEEEEEEEIEEPVPAGDVERGSRSSLRGRYGEVMPVYRRDSHRDVQAGSHDYPGEGIYLLKFDNSYSLLRNKTLYFHIYYTS, from the exons ATGGTATCTCCAGTGAGTAAGGATGCCACGGAAGATCTGCGGAAAGCAGCTGGTGCCTTGGAGGCTCAGGCTTTGGTGAAACAGGATTTGCTGCCTGCAGACCAGGCCCAGGTCCTCAATGAG ATGGCCAAGTATCAAGTTCCACAGAGGTCTGGGGACATCGTTATGATCCAATCTGAACATACAGGAGCCATAGATGTTCTTTCAGCTGATTTGGAATCTGCAGATCTTCTGGGGGACCACAGGAAAG TCTCCCCACCTCTGATGGCTCCTCCATGCATCTGGACCTTCGCCAAGGTGAAGGAATTCAAAAGCAAGCTGGGCAAAGAGAAGAACAGCCGTCTGGTGGTGAAGCGTGGTGAGGTGGTGACCATCCGGGTACCTACTCATCCAGAGGGGAAGCGTGTCTGCTGGGAGTTTGCGACTGATGACTATGACATTGGCTTTGGAGTTTATTTTGACTGGACCCCTGTAACCAGCACTGACATAACTGTGCAGGTCAGTGATTccagtgatgatgaggatgaagaagaggaagaggaggaagagattgAAG AACCCGTTCCAGCTGGAGATGTGGAGAGAGGCTCCAGGAGCTCCTTGCGGGGTCGCTACGGGGAGGTCATGCCTGTGTACCGGCGGGACAGCCACCGAGACGTGCAGGCTGGCAGCCATGACTACCCTGGTGAGGGCATCTACCTGCTCAAGTTTGACAACTCCTACTCCCTGCTGCGCAACAAGACTCTCTACTTCCACATCTACTACACCAGCTGA
- the TMED8 gene encoding protein TMED8 isoform X2, giving the protein MLSSSERPQMVSPVSKDATEDLRKAAGALEAQALVKQDLLPADQAQVLNEMAKYQVPQRSGDIVMIQSEHTGAIDVLSADLESADLLGDHRKVSPPLMAPPCIWTFAKVKEFKSKLGKEKNSRLVVKRGEVVTIRVPTHPEGKRVCWEFATDDYDIGFGVYFDWTPVTSTDITVQVSDSSDDEDEEEEEEEEIEEPVPAGDVERGSRSSLRGRYGEVMPVYRRDSHRDVQAGSHDYPGEGIYLLKFDNSYSLLRNKTLYFHIYYTS; this is encoded by the exons ATGCTCTCTTCCTCTGAGAGGCCACAGATGGTATCTCCAGTGAGTAAGGATGCCACGGAAGATCTGCGGAAAGCAGCTGGTGCCTTGGAGGCTCAGGCTTTGGTGAAACAGGATTTGCTGCCTGCAGACCAGGCCCAGGTCCTCAATGAG ATGGCCAAGTATCAAGTTCCACAGAGGTCTGGGGACATCGTTATGATCCAATCTGAACATACAGGAGCCATAGATGTTCTTTCAGCTGATTTGGAATCTGCAGATCTTCTGGGGGACCACAGGAAAG TCTCCCCACCTCTGATGGCTCCTCCATGCATCTGGACCTTCGCCAAGGTGAAGGAATTCAAAAGCAAGCTGGGCAAAGAGAAGAACAGCCGTCTGGTGGTGAAGCGTGGTGAGGTGGTGACCATCCGGGTACCTACTCATCCAGAGGGGAAGCGTGTCTGCTGGGAGTTTGCGACTGATGACTATGACATTGGCTTTGGAGTTTATTTTGACTGGACCCCTGTAACCAGCACTGACATAACTGTGCAGGTCAGTGATTccagtgatgatgaggatgaagaagaggaagaggaggaagagattgAAG AACCCGTTCCAGCTGGAGATGTGGAGAGAGGCTCCAGGAGCTCCTTGCGGGGTCGCTACGGGGAGGTCATGCCTGTGTACCGGCGGGACAGCCACCGAGACGTGCAGGCTGGCAGCCATGACTACCCTGGTGAGGGCATCTACCTGCTCAAGTTTGACAACTCCTACTCCCTGCTGCGCAACAAGACTCTCTACTTCCACATCTACTACACCAGCTGA